One region of Dokdonia sp. 4H-3-7-5 genomic DNA includes:
- a CDS encoding bifunctional 3-deoxy-7-phosphoheptulonate synthase/chorismate mutase type II: MENKKELRNWLDAFGLDHPLVIAGPCSAETEAQVLKIAHQLKDTDATVLRAGIWKPRTRPGNFEGVGALGLKWLQKAKEETGMLTTTEVANANHVDLALEADIDILWIGARTTVSPFIVQEIAEALKGTDKTVLIKNPVNPDLALWLGAVERFYTQDIKNLGVIHRGFSTYEKTRYRNNPEWQIAIDLQNKFPDLPLILDPSHIAGRRDIIHDLCQTGLDLNYDGIMVETHYDPDNAWSDAAQQITPATLVQMMKDLKIRKEEGTEVEYNNKLNTLRTKIDVIDHQLIESLGKRMKISDSIGELKAENNVSILQTKRWNEILGKMILEGEQNNLSEEFILRVFKAVHQESINHQKKVAKS, translated from the coding sequence ATGGAAAATAAGAAAGAACTTAGAAATTGGTTAGACGCTTTTGGCCTTGATCACCCTCTTGTAATTGCAGGACCTTGTAGTGCAGAGACGGAAGCGCAGGTGCTTAAAATTGCTCACCAACTTAAAGACACAGATGCTACAGTACTACGTGCAGGGATCTGGAAGCCTAGAACGCGTCCAGGAAACTTTGAAGGAGTAGGAGCACTTGGACTTAAATGGTTACAAAAAGCCAAAGAAGAAACAGGAATGCTTACTACGACAGAGGTTGCAAATGCAAATCACGTAGATCTAGCTCTTGAAGCAGATATCGATATCTTATGGATAGGTGCTCGTACAACAGTATCTCCATTTATCGTTCAAGAAATTGCAGAAGCTCTTAAAGGAACGGATAAAACGGTACTTATTAAAAACCCAGTAAATCCAGATCTAGCCCTATGGTTAGGAGCGGTAGAGCGTTTTTATACTCAGGATATTAAAAATCTAGGAGTAATACACAGAGGTTTCTCTACGTATGAAAAGACACGTTACAGAAATAATCCAGAATGGCAGATAGCGATTGATCTTCAAAATAAATTTCCAGATCTTCCTCTAATTCTTGATCCGTCACACATTGCTGGACGTCGTGATATTATTCATGATTTATGCCAGACAGGTCTTGATCTCAACTATGATGGTATCATGGTAGAGACGCATTATGATCCAGATAATGCATGGAGTGATGCTGCGCAGCAAATCACACCAGCTACGCTCGTACAAATGATGAAGGATTTAAAAATCCGTAAAGAAGAAGGTACAGAGGTAGAGTACAATAATAAATTGAACACATTACGTACTAAGATTGACGTGATAGATCACCAGCTTATTGAAAGCTTAGGAAAGCGCATGAAAATCTCTGATAGTATAGGAGAGCTTAAAGCAGAAAATAATGTGTCTATCTTACAAACTAAAAGGTGGAATGAAATTCTAGGTAAGATGATTCTAGAAGGAGAGCAAAACAATCTAAGTGAAGAGTTTATACTACGTGTGTTTAAAGCAGTACACCAAGAGTCTATAAATCACCAGAAGAAAGTGGCGAAGTCGTAA
- a CDS encoding pyridoxal phosphate-dependent aminotransferase, translating into MMQPANRLQETKEYYFSRKLKEVRALIADGHPVINMGIGSPDMPAPPAAVAAMLKGLHDSVAHQYQSYTGIPELRGAMADFYKKQYGVIANPDTEILPLMGSKEGIMHISMAFLNPGDKVLFPNPGYPSYAAVTRLVEAEAITYDLNEENGWLPDLKALAAQDLSGVKIMWVNYPHMPTGTKVPDGFFEELIAFAKAQHILVINDNPYSFVLNDNPQSLLAVPGASEVALELNSLSKTFNMSGWRVGMVLGSAENIGHVLRVKSNMDSGMFYGIQKGAVAALGLGDDWFEHINTIYGRRRKLVYELAERLGCTYDRDAVGLFVWAKLPEGIDAEAFIDNILLEKFIFITPGTIFGTMGKGYIRFSLCVKEEEIKEAIRRF; encoded by the coding sequence ATGATGCAACCAGCAAATAGGTTACAGGAAACCAAGGAATACTACTTTTCGCGAAAGCTAAAGGAAGTTCGCGCACTCATTGCAGACGGTCATCCTGTGATCAATATGGGAATAGGAAGTCCAGATATGCCGGCGCCTCCGGCAGCCGTTGCAGCTATGCTCAAAGGATTACATGATAGTGTGGCTCACCAGTACCAGAGTTATACTGGTATTCCTGAGTTGCGAGGAGCCATGGCAGATTTCTACAAAAAGCAATATGGAGTAATCGCAAATCCAGACACTGAGATATTGCCACTTATGGGTTCTAAGGAAGGGATTATGCACATCTCGATGGCATTTTTAAATCCTGGTGATAAAGTCCTTTTTCCTAATCCTGGATACCCTAGTTATGCTGCGGTAACGAGACTTGTGGAGGCAGAAGCAATTACATACGATCTTAATGAGGAGAACGGATGGTTGCCAGACTTAAAAGCACTGGCTGCTCAAGATCTTTCAGGTGTAAAGATAATGTGGGTAAATTATCCTCACATGCCTACTGGGACTAAGGTGCCAGATGGTTTTTTTGAAGAATTGATCGCTTTCGCGAAAGCGCAACACATACTAGTAATTAACGACAACCCATATAGTTTTGTACTTAATGACAATCCGCAATCACTGCTAGCAGTTCCAGGAGCGTCTGAAGTAGCCCTAGAACTTAACAGTCTTAGTAAGACTTTCAATATGTCCGGATGGCGTGTGGGAATGGTACTAGGAAGCGCCGAAAATATAGGACACGTATTGCGTGTAAAATCTAATATGGATAGCGGTATGTTTTACGGCATACAGAAAGGAGCTGTAGCAGCCTTAGGCTTAGGAGATGACTGGTTTGAGCATATCAATACCATTTATGGACGCCGCCGTAAACTAGTTTATGAGCTTGCCGAAAGGTTAGGTTGTACATACGACAGAGATGCTGTAGGATTATTTGTCTGGGCAAAACTGCCAGAAGGAATCGATGCCGAAGCCTTTATAGATAACATCTTACTGGAGAAATTCATTTTTATCACACCAGGAACCATTTTTGGAACGATGGGGAAAGGATACATCAGGTTTAGTCTTTGTGTAAAAGAAGAAGAAATTAAAGAAGCAATACGTAGATTTTAA
- a CDS encoding prephenate dehydrogenase, which produces MKDIYIIGLGLIGGSFARDLREQEPAATIYGIDASEAHVAEALSLGFIDKGAVLEDIKTADLVVLAIPVDVAIHVLPDVLNHIGEDTIVVDMGSTKQAICEVVASHPRRRNFLACHPIAGTEFSGPSAAITGLYNGKTNIICEVEKTAFKLQEKVLDLFKNMGMRIRYMDPVSHDKHIAYVSHLSHISAFMLGKTVIQKEKNERDIFDMAGSGFASTVRLAKSNPVTWTSIFKQNKENVLETLTEYIANLSDFKMLLENDDFQGVHDEMENTNHIKEILNGIK; this is translated from the coding sequence ATGAAAGATATTTACATCATAGGGTTGGGGCTTATAGGAGGATCATTTGCGCGAGATTTGCGCGAGCAAGAACCTGCGGCAACTATTTATGGTATAGATGCAAGTGAAGCCCACGTAGCCGAAGCATTGTCATTAGGTTTTATAGATAAAGGCGCCGTACTAGAAGATATTAAAACAGCAGACCTCGTAGTGCTAGCAATCCCAGTAGATGTTGCTATTCATGTACTACCAGACGTTCTTAATCATATAGGAGAAGATACGATTGTGGTAGATATGGGTTCTACTAAGCAAGCAATTTGTGAAGTAGTAGCATCACACCCTAGGCGTCGCAACTTTCTTGCATGTCACCCAATAGCAGGAACCGAGTTTTCTGGACCTAGTGCAGCGATTACAGGCTTGTATAATGGGAAGACTAATATTATATGCGAGGTAGAGAAAACAGCTTTTAAGCTGCAAGAAAAGGTGCTCGACCTATTTAAGAATATGGGCATGCGCATACGCTACATGGATCCGGTGTCTCATGATAAGCATATTGCATATGTGAGTCACCTCTCACACATAAGTGCATTTATGCTAGGTAAGACGGTCATACAAAAAGAGAAAAATGAGCGTGATATTTTTGACATGGCGGGCAGCGGATTTGCATCTACCGTACGTTTGGCAAAAAGTAACCCAGTAACATGGACCTCAATTTTTAAACAGAATAAAGAGAATGTCTTAGAGACGTTAACTGAATATATTGCAAATCTCAGCGATTTTAAAATGCTTTTAGAAAATGACGATTTTCAAGGAGTACATGATGAGATGGAAAACACGAACCACATTAAGGAAATATTAAACGGAATTAAATAG
- a CDS encoding prephenate dehydratase encodes MKVAIQGVQGSFHHKVAQEFFGTDVAVVECMSFPRLVDALVEGEVQDAVMAIENSIAGSILPNYALLDKHDLHIEGEFYLDIQHQLMALPGQGIEDIKEVWSHPMAILQCREFFRNYPDIKLVEDTDTAGVAREIQEKQLQGIGAIASTVAASIYKLNILQASIQTINENATRFFILNKDKKQVEGVIDKASLRFSADHKRGSLAAILNVLSDCKMNLTKIQSMPIIEKPWKYAFFVDVTFEKIESFNKAVQLLEIMANDFKVLGAYKNRKHDATSK; translated from the coding sequence ATGAAAGTAGCAATACAAGGCGTACAAGGATCATTTCATCACAAGGTAGCTCAAGAATTTTTTGGGACAGACGTTGCTGTGGTGGAGTGCATGTCTTTTCCTAGACTAGTAGACGCACTAGTAGAAGGTGAAGTACAAGATGCTGTAATGGCTATAGAAAATAGTATCGCAGGGTCAATACTCCCTAACTACGCATTACTAGATAAACATGATTTGCACATAGAAGGAGAGTTTTACCTTGACATCCAGCACCAGTTAATGGCGCTACCAGGTCAAGGAATAGAAGATATAAAAGAAGTGTGGTCACACCCTATGGCAATCTTACAATGTCGTGAGTTTTTTAGAAACTACCCAGACATCAAGCTTGTAGAAGATACAGATACCGCAGGCGTAGCCAGAGAGATACAAGAAAAGCAATTACAAGGAATAGGAGCTATAGCAAGTACAGTTGCAGCTAGTATTTATAAACTAAATATTTTACAAGCGTCTATCCAGACTATTAATGAGAATGCAACCCGATTCTTTATTTTAAATAAGGATAAAAAACAAGTAGAAGGTGTAATCGATAAGGCATCTCTAAGATTTTCGGCAGATCATAAGCGTGGTAGTCTTGCGGCAATATTAAATGTGCTGAGTGATTGCAAGATGAATCTCACAAAAATTCAGTCCATGCCTATTATCGAGAAGCCGTGGAAATATGCATTTTTTGTAGATGTAACTTTTGAAAAAATAGAAAGCTTTAATAAGGCAGTACAATTACTAGAGATCATGGCAAATGACTTTAAAGTACTAGGAGCCTACAAAAACAGAAAGCATGATGCAACCAGCAAATAG
- a CDS encoding GIY-YIG nuclease family protein: MTLGKSIRIYLKEGSVTGIKFAEVVNQTIQALSCPRTKISDLNKHFSKEINTQGVYFLIGYEQDTSKQIVYVGEAENVWDRLKNHDSKKDFWNEVILFTSKDDNLTKSHIKYLESRIVQIANETKRYGLKNGNNPTLSSLPLPDRDAMEEFLSNIRVLTGTLGHKFLENPIAFRNIPDTSNTQKTTKDNNLVANPSEDLELNLVVSGIEANAIQTNEGLVVFENSNVSKNPTKNYGYGNLRDSLIAENVIQSKTNGDLYFARNYLFSSASAAAAVILGYSVNGRNVWKNDEGLSIKEIEKSELN, from the coding sequence ATGACATTAGGAAAAAGCATTAGAATTTATTTAAAGGAGGGCAGCGTTACCGGAATCAAATTTGCTGAAGTTGTTAATCAGACAATTCAAGCACTTTCTTGTCCGAGAACGAAAATATCAGACTTGAATAAACACTTTTCTAAAGAGATAAATACGCAAGGTGTTTATTTCTTAATTGGATATGAACAAGATACTTCTAAACAAATAGTTTATGTCGGAGAAGCTGAGAATGTTTGGGATAGATTAAAAAATCACGATTCTAAAAAAGATTTTTGGAATGAAGTAATTCTATTTACCAGTAAAGATGATAACCTCACAAAGTCCCATATAAAATATCTTGAGAGTAGAATTGTTCAAATAGCGAACGAAACAAAAAGATATGGACTAAAAAACGGCAATAACCCAACATTAAGCTCCCTTCCTCTTCCTGACAGAGATGCTATGGAAGAGTTTTTATCCAATATTAGAGTTCTTACAGGAACCCTAGGTCATAAGTTTTTGGAAAACCCTATTGCATTCAGAAATATACCTGATACTAGTAATACACAAAAAACAACTAAGGACAACAATCTAGTGGCAAATCCATCTGAAGATTTAGAATTAAATTTAGTAGTAAGCGGAATTGAAGCTAATGCAATACAAACAAACGAAGGACTTGTAGTTTTTGAAAATTCAAATGTTTCTAAAAATCCAACAAAAAATTATGGATATGGAAACCTAAGGGACTCTCTAATTGCAGAAAACGTAATTCAATCAAAAACAAACGGAGATTTATATTTTGCAAGAAATTATCTGTTTTCAAGTGCTTCAGCTGCAGCTGCAGTAATACTTGGATATTCTGTGAATGGAAGAAATGTTTGGAAAAATGACGAAGGACTATCTATAAAGGAAATAGAAAAAAGTGAGCTAAACTAA
- a CDS encoding response regulator has translation MIEFLKSNYEWLFGGIGVTALFFILDKFVFKNKESKPKEENKNVNKNSITIHNNLVSNGTEEKQENGNNESKNKIRILFVDDEHTKFKMVSILKKAGWRNTKSIKDITDLDDYKAKEADIIFVDINGVGRTLFEDQGLGLASALKKKYPQKKIVIYSSETKGDRFHKALREVDDCLSKDAEPYQFVNLIETLCQ, from the coding sequence ATGATTGAATTTTTGAAAAGTAATTACGAATGGCTATTCGGAGGAATTGGAGTGACTGCACTATTTTTTATACTGGATAAGTTTGTTTTTAAAAATAAAGAGTCTAAACCTAAAGAAGAAAATAAAAACGTAAACAAAAATTCAATAACGATACATAATAATCTTGTAAGCAATGGGACAGAAGAAAAACAAGAAAATGGAAATAATGAATCGAAGAATAAGATTAGAATTTTGTTTGTAGATGACGAACACACAAAATTCAAGATGGTTTCTATTTTAAAAAAAGCAGGTTGGAGAAACACTAAATCAATTAAAGATATTACAGATTTAGATGATTATAAAGCCAAAGAAGCAGATATAATATTCGTTGACATAAATGGTGTAGGAAGGACATTATTCGAAGACCAAGGTCTGGGATTAGCTTCTGCATTGAAGAAAAAATATCCACAAAAGAAAATTGTTATTTACTCTTCAGAAACAAAAGGAGACAGATTTCATAAAGCATTGCGCGAGGTAGATGATTGTTTGTCAAAAGACGCAGAACCTTATCAATTTGTTAATTTAATCGAAACCTTATGTCAATAA
- a CDS encoding bacteriorhodopsin, whose amino-acid sequence MTQELGNANFENFIGATEGFSEIAYQFTSHILTLGYAVMLAGLLYFILTIKNVDKKFQMSNILSAVVMVSAFLLLYAQAQNWTSSFTFNEEVGRYFLDPSGDLFNNGYRYLNWLIDVPMLLFQILFVVSLTTSKFSSVRNQFWFSGAMMIITGYIGQFYEVSNLTAFLVWGAISSAFFFHILWVMKKVINEGKEGISPAGQKILSNIWILFLISWFLYPGAYLMPYLTGVDGFLYSEDGVMARQLVYTIADVCSKVIYGVLLGNLAITLSKNKELVEANS is encoded by the coding sequence ATGACACAAGAACTAGGGAATGCCAATTTCGAAAATTTCATTGGAGCTACAGAAGGATTTTCTGAAATTGCTTATCAATTTACATCACATATTCTTACGTTAGGGTACGCAGTGATGCTTGCAGGATTACTATACTTTATTCTTACTATCAAAAACGTAGATAAAAAATTCCAAATGTCGAACATATTATCGGCTGTGGTAATGGTATCGGCATTTTTGCTATTATATGCTCAGGCACAAAACTGGACATCAAGTTTTACCTTTAATGAAGAAGTAGGAAGATATTTTTTAGATCCGAGTGGTGATCTATTTAATAACGGATATCGCTATCTCAACTGGCTCATCGATGTACCTATGCTTCTCTTTCAAATTCTATTTGTAGTAAGTTTAACTACTTCAAAATTTAGCTCTGTACGTAACCAATTCTGGTTTTCTGGTGCGATGATGATTATTACTGGGTACATTGGACAGTTTTATGAGGTAAGTAACTTGACTGCCTTTTTAGTATGGGGAGCTATTTCATCTGCTTTTTTCTTTCATATTTTATGGGTTATGAAGAAGGTAATTAATGAAGGAAAAGAGGGAATTTCCCCAGCAGGACAAAAAATACTTTCTAACATCTGGATCTTATTTTTAATCTCATGGTTCTTATATCCAGGAGCTTATTTAATGCCATACTTAACAGGAGTAGATGGATTTTTATACAGTGAAGACGGTGTGATGGCACGACAACTCGTATATACAATTGCAGATGTATGTTCTAAAGTAATATACGGTGTACTATTAGGTAACCTTGCAATTACACTAAGTAAAAACAAAGAGTTGGTTGAAGCAAATAGCTAA
- a CDS encoding polyribonucleotide nucleotidyltransferase, whose protein sequence is MIPKVYKEVIDLGDGREISIETGKLAKQAHGSVVVQSGKCMLLCTVVSNYEAKDLDFLPLTVDYREKFAAAGRYPGGFFKREARPSDGEVLTMRLVDRVLRPLFPKDYHSETQVMIQLMSHDDDVMPDAMAGLAASAAIQLSDFPFECAISEARVGRVNGEFIINPTRAQLEESDIDMMIGASADSVMMVEGEMDEISEEEMADAIKFAHDHIKVQCAAQLRLAEAFGKKEVREYPAERKDADLKQKVHDMAYDKVYAIAQAGSAKHERSAAFKEIKEEIKASFSEEELEDFGDLVSKYYRAAEKAAIRDLTLNEGLRLDGRKTTEIRPIWSEVDYLPSVHGSAIFTRGETQALATVTLGTSRDANKIDMPSHEGEENFYLHYNFPPFCTGEARPIRGTSRREVGHGNLAQRGLKGMIPADCPYTVRVVSEVLESNGSSSMATVCAGTMAMMDAGIQMTKPVSGIAMGLISDGASGKYAVLSDILGDEDHLGDMDFKVTGTADGITACQMDIKVKGLSYEILVNALQQARAGRLHILDKITETIAAPREDVKEYAPKMVGVRIPNEFIGALIGPGGKVIQELQKETGTTIVINEDPVTEEGIVEILGTGQEGINAVLAKIDSITFKPVVGNTYKVKVIKMLDFGAVVEYLDAPGNEVLLHVSELAWERTENASDVVSMGDELDVKYFGIDKRTRKEKVSRKALLDKPEGYTPPAPRERSNDRGGRDNRGGRDNRRDDRKRD, encoded by the coding sequence ATGATTCCAAAGGTTTACAAAGAGGTCATTGACCTTGGTGATGGAAGAGAAATCTCTATCGAAACAGGAAAACTTGCAAAGCAAGCACACGGATCTGTAGTAGTACAGTCTGGAAAGTGTATGTTGCTTTGTACTGTAGTATCAAACTACGAAGCAAAAGATCTTGACTTCTTACCACTTACGGTAGATTACCGTGAGAAGTTTGCAGCAGCAGGTCGTTACCCAGGTGGTTTCTTTAAAAGAGAAGCTCGTCCATCTGACGGTGAAGTATTAACAATGCGTCTTGTGGATCGTGTACTACGTCCATTATTCCCAAAAGATTACCACTCTGAAACTCAGGTGATGATCCAGTTAATGTCTCATGATGATGACGTTATGCCAGATGCAATGGCAGGTCTTGCAGCAAGTGCTGCTATCCAATTATCTGACTTCCCATTTGAGTGTGCTATCTCTGAGGCTAGAGTAGGACGTGTAAACGGTGAGTTTATCATTAACCCTACAAGAGCTCAGCTAGAAGAGTCTGACATCGATATGATGATTGGAGCATCGGCAGATTCTGTAATGATGGTAGAAGGTGAGATGGATGAAATTTCTGAAGAAGAAATGGCAGACGCAATTAAATTTGCTCACGATCACATTAAAGTACAGTGTGCTGCACAGCTTCGTCTTGCAGAAGCTTTTGGTAAAAAAGAAGTACGTGAGTACCCAGCCGAAAGAAAAGATGCAGACCTTAAGCAAAAGGTACACGACATGGCGTATGATAAGGTATATGCAATCGCACAAGCCGGATCTGCAAAACATGAGCGTAGCGCTGCTTTTAAAGAAATTAAAGAAGAAATCAAAGCAAGTTTTTCTGAGGAAGAACTTGAAGACTTTGGTGATCTTGTATCTAAGTATTACCGTGCTGCCGAAAAGGCTGCAATACGTGATCTTACACTTAATGAAGGACTTCGTCTTGATGGTCGTAAGACTACAGAGATACGCCCTATCTGGAGTGAGGTAGATTACTTACCATCTGTACACGGATCTGCAATCTTCACACGTGGAGAAACTCAGGCACTTGCTACCGTAACACTAGGTACGTCTAGAGATGCAAATAAAATAGATATGCCATCACATGAAGGAGAAGAAAACTTCTACCTTCACTATAACTTCCCTCCTTTCTGTACAGGTGAGGCAAGACCTATACGTGGTACTTCACGTCGTGAGGTAGGTCACGGTAACCTTGCACAACGCGGTCTTAAAGGAATGATCCCAGCAGATTGTCCTTATACAGTACGTGTAGTGTCTGAGGTGTTAGAATCAAACGGTTCTTCATCTATGGCAACTGTTTGTGCAGGTACTATGGCAATGATGGATGCAGGTATCCAGATGACGAAGCCAGTTTCTGGTATCGCAATGGGTCTTATATCTGATGGTGCTTCTGGAAAGTATGCAGTACTTTCTGATATCCTTGGAGATGAAGATCACTTAGGAGACATGGACTTTAAAGTAACAGGAACGGCAGACGGTATTACGGCTTGCCAGATGGACATTAAAGTAAAAGGATTGTCATACGAAATTCTTGTAAATGCATTACAACAAGCACGTGCAGGTCGTTTACATATCCTTGATAAGATTACAGAAACAATTGCAGCTCCACGTGAGGACGTAAAAGAATACGCTCCTAAAATGGTAGGTGTACGTATTCCTAACGAATTCATTGGTGCGTTAATAGGCCCAGGAGGAAAAGTAATACAAGAACTTCAAAAAGAAACTGGAACTACCATCGTGATAAACGAAGATCCTGTAACAGAAGAAGGTATCGTAGAAATCTTAGGAACAGGACAAGAAGGTATCAACGCCGTACTTGCAAAGATAGACTCTATTACATTTAAGCCAGTCGTAGGTAATACGTACAAGGTGAAGGTAATCAAGATGCTAGACTTTGGTGCCGTAGTAGAATATCTTGACGCTCCAGGTAACGAAGTACTTCTTCACGTATCTGAGCTTGCTTGGGAACGTACAGAAAATGCGTCTGACGTAGTTTCTATGGGTGACGAGCTTGACGTAAAATACTTCGGTATAGACAAGCGCACACGTAAGGAGAAAGTATCTCGCAAGGCGTTATTAGACAAGCCAGAGGGTTACACTCCACCAGCTCCTAGAGAGCGCAGCAATGATCGTGGTGGTCGTGACAACCGTGGTGGTCGCGATAACAGACGTGATGATCGTAAGAGAGATTAA
- the gldA gene encoding gliding motility-associated ABC transporter ATP-binding subunit GldA, producing MSIIVTDITKIYGKQKALDDISFSLQKGEIVGFLGPNGAGKSTLMKILTTYLAPTAGTATVHNHDTKSNVQEVRRAVGYLPEHNPLYVEMYVREYLAFNAGIYKVSKERIEEVITLTGLISEAHKKISQLSKGYRQRVGLATALLHDPEVLILDEPTTGLDPNQLLDIRNLIKDIGKKKTILMSTHIMQEVEAICDRVIIINKGTIVADKKMTELRDGQKQIVIAEFDYRVEEIALSRLDKVATVKNTTGFVYEITFNAQEDMRAKVFDFAHDNDLKILQLNQKNVSLEDLFTELTS from the coding sequence ATGTCCATTATAGTAACAGACATCACAAAAATATATGGTAAGCAAAAAGCGCTTGATGATATTTCTTTTTCCTTACAAAAAGGTGAGATCGTTGGCTTTTTGGGTCCTAACGGTGCTGGCAAGAGTACATTGATGAAAATACTCACCACCTACCTTGCTCCTACGGCTGGGACGGCAACAGTGCATAACCACGACACAAAAAGTAATGTGCAAGAAGTGCGTCGTGCTGTGGGATACTTACCAGAACATAACCCACTATATGTGGAAATGTATGTGCGAGAATACCTTGCCTTTAATGCAGGAATTTATAAAGTTTCTAAAGAACGTATAGAAGAAGTAATTACCCTCACAGGACTCATCTCTGAGGCGCATAAGAAAATAAGCCAACTATCAAAAGGCTATAGGCAACGTGTAGGTCTTGCTACAGCTTTATTACACGACCCAGAAGTTTTGATACTAGATGAGCCCACTACGGGACTAGATCCTAATCAATTATTAGACATTAGGAATCTCATTAAAGATATAGGCAAGAAAAAGACGATATTGATGAGTACGCACATCATGCAAGAGGTAGAAGCCATTTGTGATCGTGTGATTATTATAAATAAGGGAACTATTGTAGCCGACAAAAAAATGACAGAGCTACGTGATGGACAGAAACAAATAGTCATTGCCGAATTTGATTATCGCGTAGAAGAAATAGCATTGAGCAGACTAGATAAAGTAGCCACTGTAAAAAACACTACAGGATTTGTTTATGAAATCACCTTTAATGCTCAAGAAGATATGAGAGCAAAGGTTTTTGACTTTGCTCATGATAATGACCTTAAAATTTTACAACTCAATCAAAAGAATGTAAGTCTAGAAGATTTATTTACAGAGCTCACTTCTTGA
- the rpsO gene encoding 30S ribosomal protein S15 produces the protein MYLTKEQKQELFAKHGKGKHDTGSAEGQIAIFTQRISHLSNHLKTNRKDYVTERSLVMLVGKRRSLLDYLIKKDILRYRAIIKELGIRK, from the coding sequence ATGTATTTAACAAAAGAACAAAAGCAAGAGCTTTTTGCAAAACACGGTAAAGGAAAGCACGATACAGGATCTGCTGAAGGTCAAATCGCAATCTTTACACAACGTATCTCACACTTATCAAACCACCTGAAAACAAATCGTAAAGATTATGTTACAGAGCGTTCACTAGTAATGCTAGTAGGTAAGCGTCGTTCATTACTTGATTACTTAATCAAGAAAGACATTTTACGTTACAGAGCTATTATTAAGGAACTAGGTATCCGTAAATAA